Proteins encoded by one window of Sorangium aterium:
- a CDS encoding MlaE family ABC transporter permease: MPSPDKSSPDRPSAGPPSSELRDLAPEASGVAALGAAALSLFRSARELYSVFVSTLYYCVKGRREPGAVLLQMYEIGNKSLFFLTVVMGFIGMIMVFQAGQQAKRVIPDLTMLGATYLELLVRDLAASIAALMLATRVGAGIAAEIGSMVVTEQVDALRMCAADPIDYLIKPRFIASVLMTTCLIVWSAAVSFATGMITAYSMFDVSPETFMNVSLVDAGDLATGLAKCVAYGAAIPVVSGHSGLSTFGGSEGVGWATTRAVVNSSLAVIVLNMLISAAAFLIFR; this comes from the coding sequence ATGCCCTCCCCGGACAAGAGCTCCCCCGATCGCCCGAGCGCCGGCCCGCCCTCGAGCGAGCTCAGGGATCTCGCGCCGGAGGCGTCCGGCGTCGCCGCGCTCGGCGCCGCCGCGCTGTCCCTCTTCCGGTCGGCGCGCGAGCTCTACTCGGTATTCGTGAGCACGCTTTACTACTGCGTGAAGGGGCGCCGCGAGCCGGGCGCGGTGCTCCTCCAGATGTACGAGATCGGCAACAAGTCGCTGTTCTTCCTGACGGTCGTGATGGGCTTCATCGGGATGATCATGGTCTTCCAGGCCGGCCAGCAGGCGAAGCGGGTCATCCCGGATCTGACCATGCTCGGCGCGACGTACCTCGAGCTGCTCGTCCGCGATCTCGCCGCCTCGATCGCCGCGCTGATGCTCGCCACGCGGGTCGGCGCGGGCATCGCCGCCGAGATCGGCTCGATGGTGGTGACCGAGCAGGTCGACGCGCTCCGCATGTGCGCGGCCGATCCGATCGACTACCTCATCAAGCCGCGGTTCATCGCGAGCGTCCTCATGACCACGTGCCTCATCGTCTGGAGCGCCGCGGTCTCCTTCGCCACCGGGATGATCACCGCGTACAGCATGTTCGACGTCAGCCCCGAGACGTTCATGAACGTCAGCCTCGTCGACGCGGGTGACCTCGCGACCGGCCTCGCGAAGTGCGTCGCCTACGGCGCCGCGATCCCGGTGGTCTCCGGCCACTCCGGCCTGTCGACCTTCGGCGGCAGCGAGGGCGTGGGTTGGGCGACGACGCGCGCGGTCGTGAACTCCTCGCTCGCGGTCATCGTGCTCAACATGCTGATCTCGGCGGCCGCTTTCCTGATCTTCCGCTAG
- a CDS encoding biotin/lipoyl-binding carrier protein: MAKLIKAHITGTVWKIEVKPGDEVEEGTVVVILESMKMEMPVEAEEEGTVEEILVTEGAAVTEGAPLVRLA, from the coding sequence ATGGCGAAGCTCATCAAGGCGCACATCACCGGTACGGTCTGGAAGATCGAGGTCAAGCCGGGCGACGAGGTCGAAGAGGGGACCGTCGTCGTCATCCTCGAGTCCATGAAGATGGAGATGCCCGTCGAGGCCGAGGAAGAGGGGACGGTCGAGGAGATCCTCGTCACCGAGGGGGCTGCCGTCACGGAAGGTGCCCCGCTGGTCAGGCTGGCCTGA
- a CDS encoding DMT family transporter, translated as MSPHEGVGASTGELRAGLLDDGRTFAVLSAATFALKAIFVKLAYAAHPVDAVTLLALRMGIALPFFLWLARRERGAAEGPLTPRLWGGVLIVGFVGYYLSSLFDFIGLTYISTGLERLILFVYPTLVLLIGAAWLKQPVRGKAWGALAVCYLGLAAAVWHDLEQTGDVRAVAVGGAWVFASSVTYALYYIGVGKLASRVGSTRLAAYCGAASCLMVLAHYAVTGSPARLGDLPASVWGYAAAMATISTVLPIVLLAAAIRRLGAGRAATFSTLGPVLTIAFSWIILGEPATWQQVAGLALVVGGVTWLGKSK; from the coding sequence ATGTCCCCTCATGAGGGCGTGGGCGCGTCGACGGGCGAGCTCCGGGCTGGCCTCCTCGACGACGGCCGGACGTTCGCCGTCCTCTCGGCCGCGACGTTCGCGCTGAAGGCGATCTTCGTGAAGCTCGCCTACGCGGCGCACCCCGTCGACGCGGTGACGCTGCTCGCGCTGCGGATGGGCATCGCGCTGCCGTTCTTCCTGTGGCTCGCCCGGAGGGAGCGCGGCGCCGCCGAAGGGCCCCTGACGCCCCGCCTCTGGGGAGGTGTGCTGATCGTCGGGTTCGTCGGATATTACCTCTCCAGCCTGTTCGACTTCATCGGGCTCACGTACATCAGCACCGGCCTCGAGCGGCTGATCCTGTTCGTGTATCCGACGCTGGTCCTCCTGATCGGCGCGGCGTGGCTGAAGCAGCCGGTGCGCGGGAAGGCCTGGGGAGCGCTCGCCGTGTGTTATCTCGGGCTCGCGGCGGCGGTCTGGCACGATCTCGAGCAAACCGGAGACGTGCGGGCCGTCGCCGTCGGCGGAGCGTGGGTGTTCGCGAGCTCGGTGACCTACGCGCTCTACTACATCGGCGTCGGCAAGCTCGCCTCCAGGGTCGGCTCGACGCGCCTCGCCGCGTACTGCGGGGCGGCCTCGTGCCTGATGGTGCTCGCGCACTACGCGGTGACGGGGAGCCCGGCCAGGCTGGGCGATCTACCGGCGTCGGTGTGGGGGTACGCGGCGGCGATGGCGACGATCAGCACGGTGCTCCCCATCGTGCTGCTCGCCGCCGCCATCCGGCGGCTCGGCGCGGGCCGCGCGGCGACGTTCTCGACGCTCGGCCCGGTGCTCACGATCGCGTTCTCCTGGATCATCCTGGGCGAGCCGGCCACGTGGCAGCAGGTCGCCGGGCTCGCGCTCGTCGTGGGCGGCGTGACCTGGCTCGGCAAGTCGAAGTGA
- a CDS encoding cation:proton antiporter, producing MPHELDLILTITGGLTAALALGFVTQRLRLSPIVGYLLAGLLVGPFTPGFVADKRLADQLAEIGVILLMFGVGLQFHVRELLAVRKVAVPGALIQIAVATALGAMVGRAAGWTWGAAVVFGVAISVASTVVLTRVLSDNDVLHTPAGHLAIGWLVLEDVFTVLVLVLLPAVMGEAAGAGAAGVAVSVGIAVLKLAGLVAFIFIVGQRVIPALLGYVAKTGSRELFTLTVLVVALGVAVGSAILFGSSMALGAFLGGLVVGQSDFSSRAASEALPMRDAFAVLFFVSVGMHLDPAQLAVGWQLAAGTLAVVLIGKPLAALAVTTLLRRPLQTGFAVALSLAQIGEFSFILAALGKKLGVLPVEAEQALVAAAIVSITLNPVLFGLRDRLARWTSALFLRREAAAEAAPADEHAHRTVVVGYGPVGKTLTRLLRENGIAPTVVELNLDTVKQLQDQGIRAIYGDATQREILERAGVGTADSLLFTAAGAPGDGVIEQAKGVNPRLFVLARAFYLREVTALKKAGADVVVTGEAEVAFSMTERLLVRLGATSEQLERERDRVRSELFGGGSPGPRPAVHDA from the coding sequence ATGCCGCACGAACTCGACCTCATCCTCACGATCACGGGCGGGCTCACCGCAGCCCTGGCGCTCGGCTTCGTCACCCAGCGCCTGAGGCTCTCTCCCATCGTGGGCTACCTGCTGGCCGGCCTCCTCGTCGGCCCCTTCACCCCGGGGTTCGTGGCGGACAAGCGGCTCGCGGACCAGCTCGCGGAGATCGGGGTCATCCTGCTGATGTTCGGGGTCGGCCTGCAGTTCCACGTCCGCGAGCTCCTCGCCGTGCGCAAGGTCGCCGTGCCCGGCGCGCTCATCCAGATCGCGGTCGCCACGGCGCTCGGCGCCATGGTCGGCCGCGCCGCGGGCTGGACGTGGGGCGCGGCGGTCGTCTTCGGCGTCGCCATCTCGGTGGCGAGCACCGTCGTGCTCACGCGGGTCCTCAGCGACAACGACGTCCTGCACACCCCCGCTGGCCACCTCGCCATCGGCTGGCTCGTGCTCGAGGACGTCTTCACCGTGCTGGTGCTCGTGCTGCTCCCCGCCGTGATGGGCGAAGCCGCGGGCGCGGGCGCGGCGGGCGTCGCCGTGTCCGTGGGGATCGCGGTCCTGAAGCTCGCCGGGCTCGTGGCGTTCATCTTCATCGTCGGACAGCGCGTCATCCCCGCGCTGCTCGGGTACGTGGCGAAGACCGGCTCGCGGGAGCTCTTCACGCTGACGGTGCTCGTCGTCGCGCTCGGCGTCGCCGTGGGCTCGGCCATTCTCTTCGGATCGTCGATGGCGCTCGGCGCCTTCCTCGGCGGCCTGGTCGTCGGCCAGTCCGACTTCAGCTCGCGCGCCGCGTCGGAGGCGCTCCCGATGCGCGACGCGTTCGCCGTGCTGTTCTTCGTCTCGGTGGGGATGCACCTCGACCCGGCGCAGCTCGCCGTGGGCTGGCAGCTGGCCGCGGGGACGCTCGCGGTGGTGCTGATCGGCAAGCCGCTCGCCGCGCTCGCGGTGACGACGCTGCTCCGCCGGCCCCTCCAGACCGGCTTCGCCGTGGCCCTCTCGCTCGCGCAGATCGGGGAGTTCTCGTTCATCCTCGCGGCGCTCGGCAAGAAGCTCGGCGTCCTCCCGGTCGAGGCCGAGCAGGCGCTCGTCGCCGCCGCCATCGTGTCGATCACGCTGAACCCGGTGCTCTTCGGCCTCCGGGATCGCCTCGCGCGATGGACGTCGGCGCTCTTCCTGCGACGCGAGGCAGCAGCCGAGGCCGCTCCGGCGGACGAGCACGCCCACCGCACCGTCGTGGTGGGATACGGCCCTGTCGGGAAGACGCTGACGCGGCTGCTCCGTGAGAACGGCATCGCGCCGACCGTCGTCGAGCTGAACCTCGACACGGTGAAGCAGCTGCAGGACCAGGGCATCCGCGCGATCTACGGCGACGCCACGCAGCGGGAGATCCTCGAGCGGGCCGGGGTCGGGACGGCGGATAGCCTGCTGTTCACGGCGGCGGGCGCGCCCGGGGACGGCGTCATCGAGCAGGCGAAGGGCGTGAACCCGCGGCTGTTCGTCCTCGCCCGCGCCTTCTACCTGCGCGAGGTGACCGCGCTGAAGAAGGCGGGCGCGGACGTCGTGGTGACCGGCGAGGCGGAGGTCGCGTTCTCGATGACCGAGCGCCTCCTCGTGCGGCTGGGCGCGACGTCCGAGCAGCTCGAACGCGAGCGCGATCGCGTCCGGAGCGAGCTCTTCGGCGGCGGCTCACCAGGGCCTCGCCCCGCGGTGCACGACGCCTGA
- a CDS encoding ABC transporter ATP-binding protein → MISFRNVRKSFGPKDVLKDVSFDVEDGEVFFIIGQSGVGKSVLIKHLVGLLYPDGGEIWLDGEEVSRFDEARMYPVRMKCAMVFQHSTLFDSMTCAENVALPLRKHKGLRPKEALAEARRRLEQVHMREFGDRFPPELGDGMRKRVAIARALTLDPRYVLFDEPTTSLDPVSARRVDKLIRELSDTLGVTSIVVSHDLVSIFTIADRIVMLYQGLVRLLGDRAAFQGSPDPVVQQFITGSAEGPIE, encoded by the coding sequence ATGATTTCGTTCCGGAATGTCAGGAAATCCTTTGGCCCCAAAGATGTCCTCAAGGACGTCTCGTTCGACGTCGAGGACGGCGAGGTGTTCTTCATCATCGGGCAGTCGGGGGTCGGGAAGAGCGTGCTCATCAAGCACCTCGTGGGGTTGCTCTATCCGGACGGCGGGGAGATCTGGCTGGACGGAGAGGAGGTGAGCCGCTTCGACGAAGCCCGGATGTACCCGGTGAGGATGAAGTGCGCGATGGTGTTCCAGCACTCGACGCTGTTCGACTCGATGACGTGCGCCGAGAACGTTGCGCTCCCGCTCCGCAAGCACAAGGGGCTCAGGCCGAAGGAGGCGCTCGCGGAGGCGCGGCGGCGGCTCGAGCAGGTGCATATGCGCGAGTTCGGGGACCGCTTCCCGCCGGAGCTCGGCGACGGGATGCGCAAGCGCGTCGCCATCGCCCGCGCGCTCACGCTCGACCCGCGCTACGTGCTCTTCGACGAGCCGACCACCAGCCTCGACCCGGTGAGCGCGCGGCGCGTCGACAAGCTGATCCGCGAGCTCAGCGACACCCTCGGCGTGACGAGCATCGTCGTGAGCCACGACCTCGTCAGCATCTTCACGATCGCCGACCGCATCGTCATGCTCTATCAGGGCCTCGTCCGCCTGCTCGGGGATCGCGCGGCATTCCAGGGCTCGCCGGACCCGGTCGTGCAGCAGTTCATCACCGGCAGCGCCGAGGGGCCGATCGAGTGA
- a CDS encoding MlaE family ABC transporter permease: MTSPAGPGTAARAHGGGALASSGAPPAPPVKRPRAPLAQEPSGVHQLGGSFLQIAATVGGMAVLAGKIAARVATLRVDGAEFMRNLYRMGVKSMPIVIVTALFTGAIMVIQAAPLVERFGAHGLLGWGAGFGTLREIAPLLTALMINGRVGANNTAELGTMVVTEQIDALRVLAIDPVSFLIAPRFLAMVLTLLLSVIFADALALLGAALTGDLLLGVAPAVFYNGLTSGLLDIGDVTSGLVKSVVFGVVLALSSCQYGLGVTGGAPGVGRAVNATVVASAAGIFILDYFVSFTLD, encoded by the coding sequence ATGACGTCTCCTGCTGGCCCAGGCACCGCCGCGCGCGCTCACGGCGGCGGCGCGCTCGCCTCGTCCGGCGCGCCGCCCGCGCCGCCCGTGAAGCGGCCGCGCGCGCCGCTCGCGCAGGAGCCCTCCGGCGTCCACCAGCTCGGCGGCTCGTTCCTCCAGATCGCCGCCACCGTGGGCGGCATGGCCGTGCTCGCGGGCAAGATCGCGGCGCGCGTGGCCACGCTCCGCGTCGACGGCGCCGAGTTCATGCGCAACCTCTACAGGATGGGCGTCAAGTCGATGCCCATCGTCATCGTGACCGCCCTCTTCACCGGCGCGATCATGGTCATCCAGGCGGCGCCGCTGGTCGAGCGCTTCGGCGCGCACGGCCTGCTCGGCTGGGGCGCCGGCTTCGGCACGCTCCGCGAGATCGCCCCGCTGCTCACGGCGCTCATGATCAACGGCCGCGTCGGCGCCAACAACACCGCCGAGCTCGGGACCATGGTCGTCACCGAGCAGATCGACGCCCTCCGCGTCCTCGCGATCGACCCGGTGAGCTTCCTCATCGCCCCGCGCTTCCTCGCGATGGTGCTGACGCTGCTCCTCTCGGTGATCTTCGCCGACGCGCTCGCCCTGCTCGGCGCCGCGCTGACCGGCGACCTCCTCCTCGGCGTCGCGCCGGCCGTCTTCTACAACGGCCTCACGAGCGGGCTGCTCGACATCGGCGACGTCACGAGCGGCCTCGTCAAGAGCGTCGTCTTCGGCGTCGTCCTCGCGCTCTCGAGCTGCCAGTACGGCCTCGGCGTGACCGGCGGCGCGCCCGGCGTCGGCCGCGCGGTCAACGCGACCGTCGTCGCCTCGGCCGCCGGCATCTTCATCCTCGACTACTTCGTCTCGTTCACGCTCGACTGA
- a CDS encoding MlaD family protein, whose amino-acid sequence MASPRSIEVKVGILILTALGLLATFILVMGGVNFQPKYSIYVEFDNPGGLQTGAPVKIAGVEVGKLSEIHFSGGKLGKDGKREPLVRIQLRLEERYQQSIHDNATFYVTTQGVLGEQFLAIEPGSTDRPVIPPNAVVRGLDPPRLDMLLAEGYELLHATVSAMREHREEVGEAFDGLRKTLKGTGDFMHRNQDRLDRIAENVEQMSVDGTDLVKDARQRYVNNPQIDRILANTDQLTGTAARDLPPLMADARETLANARRLSTTVGGETEQVKIRKTLDDIAEIAGRARAATADAQEVLAHVKRGKGTVGALVMDEQLFDDLQELARDLKHNPWKFFWRE is encoded by the coding sequence ATGGCAAGCCCGCGATCGATCGAGGTCAAGGTCGGGATCCTCATCCTGACGGCGCTCGGGCTCCTCGCCACGTTCATCCTCGTGATGGGCGGGGTCAACTTCCAGCCGAAGTACTCGATCTACGTCGAGTTCGACAACCCGGGCGGCCTTCAGACCGGGGCGCCGGTGAAGATCGCCGGCGTGGAGGTCGGCAAGCTGAGCGAGATCCACTTCAGCGGCGGCAAGCTCGGCAAGGACGGCAAGCGCGAGCCGCTCGTGCGGATCCAGCTGCGCCTCGAGGAACGCTACCAGCAGAGCATCCACGACAACGCCACGTTCTACGTCACCACGCAGGGCGTGCTCGGCGAGCAGTTCCTGGCGATCGAGCCCGGCTCGACCGATCGGCCGGTGATCCCGCCGAACGCTGTCGTCCGGGGGCTCGATCCGCCGCGCCTCGACATGCTCCTCGCCGAGGGCTACGAGCTCCTGCACGCGACGGTCTCCGCGATGCGCGAGCACCGCGAAGAGGTCGGGGAGGCGTTCGACGGGCTCCGGAAGACGCTGAAGGGCACCGGCGACTTCATGCACAGAAACCAGGATCGGCTCGATCGCATCGCCGAGAACGTCGAGCAGATGAGCGTCGACGGCACCGATCTCGTGAAGGACGCCCGGCAGCGGTACGTGAACAACCCGCAGATCGACCGCATCCTCGCGAACACCGATCAGCTGACGGGGACGGCCGCGCGCGATCTGCCGCCGCTCATGGCGGACGCGCGCGAGACGCTGGCGAACGCGCGCCGGCTCTCGACCACGGTCGGCGGGGAGACGGAGCAGGTCAAGATCCGGAAGACGCTCGACGACATCGCCGAGATCGCGGGCAGGGCGAGGGCTGCGACCGCCGACGCCCAGGAGGTCCTCGCCCACGTCAAGCGCGGCAAGGGGACGGTCGGCGCGCTCGTGATGGATGAGCAGCTGTTCGACGACCTGCAGGAGCTCGCGCGAGACCTCAAGCACAACCCCTGGAAGTTCTTCTGGCGCGAGTGA